A single region of the Streptomyces sp. AM 4-1-1 genome encodes:
- a CDS encoding RDD family protein, whose product MSNDQPASGQPPEDDDPFRKRPQEPPSPPAGSPFGGATPPPPPPPPPYGPGSYGGGPYGGVDPLAGMPPLAEPGRRIVARLVDFLIISIPLYLISLIFGGAIDMSSDNNDNSVSGAFNQTYNGHQLIWSLIGLAIYVAYDTYLTHKDGRTIGKRLMKLRVAMLSDGRVPETRTSFVRAVVLWLPALLCCPCLWWLINIVLMFTDKPYRQGLQDKAAKTVVVQAR is encoded by the coding sequence ATCAGCCGGCGTCCGGCCAGCCGCCCGAGGACGATGATCCGTTCCGCAAGAGGCCGCAGGAACCACCGTCGCCGCCGGCCGGGTCCCCGTTCGGCGGCGCGACGCCGCCACCCCCGCCTCCGCCACCGCCGTACGGCCCCGGTTCCTACGGCGGGGGCCCGTACGGGGGAGTGGACCCGCTGGCGGGGATGCCGCCGCTCGCCGAACCGGGCAGGCGGATCGTGGCGCGGCTGGTCGACTTCCTGATCATCTCGATCCCGCTGTATCTGATCTCGCTGATCTTCGGCGGCGCGATCGACATGTCGTCGGACAACAACGACAACAGCGTCTCCGGGGCCTTCAACCAGACGTACAACGGCCATCAGCTGATCTGGTCGCTGATCGGCCTCGCGATCTACGTCGCGTACGACACGTATCTCACCCACAAGGACGGGCGGACCATCGGCAAGCGGCTGATGAAGCTGCGGGTCGCGATGCTCAGCGACGGCAGGGTGCCGGAGACGCGGACGTCCTTCGTCCGGGCCGTGGTGCTGTGGCTGCCCGCGCTGTTGTGCTGTCCGTGTCTGTGGTGGCTCATCAACATCGTGCTGATGTTCACCGACAAGCCGTACCGGCAGGGTCTCCAGGACAAGGCCGCGAAGACGGTGGTGGTGCAGGCCCGCTGA